A window of Corallococcus macrosporus DSM 14697 contains these coding sequences:
- a CDS encoding efflux RND transporter periplasmic adaptor subunit, translated as MRRVGTLGLAVAALALGAGCKKDAQSPPGKGAPAGGGRAAIQFPVEVAPVESRDVEYVVDAVGSVEAFERVQITARVPGAVERVRFAEGQAVKKGEVLAEIEPARYAIAVRSAEASLARARATLEEAEAGAKRRTAVNEASPGLLPAEQLETFEARARTAAADVAAAKALVDQAQLNQRDAYVRAPMDGVLQTRTVQTGQYVQPGVVLATLLRREPLLLRFTVPAADVARIQPGMTARFSVSSAGGGSFTAKITHVAAAADDASRMVPVTAEITGEAAERLRPGAFATVAVPVDTRGGSPVIPQTAVRASERGFLAYVVEGNKARERVLELGMRTADGRVEVRDGVKPSELLVVRGGEALREGASVRVAQAPKPQVTGEPALRPEAASGGGGTRP; from the coding sequence ATGCGACGCGTAGGAACGTTGGGTCTGGCCGTGGCCGCGCTGGCCCTGGGAGCGGGCTGCAAGAAGGACGCGCAGAGCCCCCCCGGCAAGGGTGCGCCGGCGGGTGGCGGCCGGGCAGCCATCCAGTTCCCCGTCGAGGTGGCTCCGGTGGAGTCGCGGGACGTGGAGTACGTGGTGGACGCGGTGGGCTCCGTGGAGGCCTTCGAGCGGGTGCAGATCACCGCCCGGGTGCCTGGCGCCGTGGAGCGGGTGCGCTTCGCGGAGGGGCAGGCGGTGAAGAAGGGCGAGGTGCTCGCGGAGATCGAGCCCGCCCGCTACGCCATCGCCGTGCGCTCCGCGGAGGCCTCGCTGGCGCGGGCCCGCGCCACGCTGGAGGAGGCGGAGGCCGGCGCGAAGCGCCGCACCGCGGTGAACGAGGCCAGCCCCGGCCTGCTGCCCGCCGAGCAACTGGAGACCTTCGAGGCCCGCGCGCGTACGGCGGCGGCGGACGTGGCGGCGGCGAAGGCGCTGGTGGACCAGGCGCAGCTCAACCAGCGGGACGCCTACGTGCGCGCGCCCATGGACGGCGTGCTCCAGACGCGCACGGTGCAGACGGGCCAGTACGTGCAGCCCGGCGTCGTGCTGGCCACGCTGCTGCGGCGCGAGCCGCTGCTGCTGCGCTTCACCGTCCCGGCGGCGGACGTGGCGCGCATCCAGCCCGGCATGACGGCGCGCTTCTCCGTCAGCTCCGCCGGGGGCGGATCCTTCACGGCGAAGATTACACACGTGGCCGCCGCCGCGGACGACGCCAGCCGCATGGTGCCGGTGACGGCGGAGATCACCGGCGAGGCCGCCGAGCGGCTGCGGCCGGGCGCCTTCGCCACGGTGGCGGTGCCGGTGGACACTCGCGGCGGAAGCCCGGTGATTCCGCAGACGGCGGTGCGCGCCAGTGAGCGCGGCTTCCTGGCCTACGTGGTGGAGGGCAACAAGGCTCGCGAGCGCGTGCTGGAGCTGGGCATGCGCACCGCGGATGGCCGCGTGGAGGTGCGCGACGGGGTGAAGCCCAGTGAGCTGCTGGTGGTGCGCGGCGGCGAGGCCCTGCGCGAGGGGGCCTCCGTCCGCGTGGCCCAGGCGCCCAAGCCCCAGGTCACCGGCGAGCCCGCCCTGCGGCCCGAGGCCGCCAGCGGCGGCGGAGGCACGCGGCCATGA